The sequence below is a genomic window from Cerasicoccus sp. TK19100.
GCCGCTGTTTACCGTTGACTCAAGGTCGCGACCTACTGCGCGGCTGTTGGTTCCGGTGAATGGGCTGGCTGTTGACAGCTCAAACAGCACCTTGCGCGGGCCTGCTCCAGTGCTTTGCGGCCGATTGTAATTGGTGCCGCTTGGAGCGGAGAGATCATCGGAAATGACATCCACCAAAGTTGTAGAACCACTGTCCCAGACGCTGCCTCCTGCAAAGCCAGATCCCGTAGTGTTAGCGGGACTTGTGTTCAAGGTAGTGGGCACCGTGGAGACGCTATTGAAATCAGCAATTGTTGTGAAGCCGAAGCTAACGCTGGTCGACGCCAGTATGGAGAGGAGTGCTGGGGTGATTTTCATAGTATTTTGGTTTTTCGTGGATTAATTGATGGGTCTGTTATACGCGAATTGGGATGGTGAAAAGTGTTTGGGCAGCATGACGATCAGTAGGCGCGTTTTCCTTTCCAGAAAGGTCCGTGAATCTCTTCAACGCGTGGATCGTCGGGCATAATCTCTTCGACGTGGCCGTCGAGGAAAACGACATTGTTATGATCGTGACGCTCCAATGATTGGACCTGTGTTGGGAGCATAGCGGCAGTCATGCTGCTGGTTGTGTAGGTGTCTGAGAAAATTGCGGTTAGCGCTGGGTTTTCGATGATTGATATGGGGAGGTTCCACTTGTTTGGTTTATTACCGTTGTCGGTCTCGACTATTTGGATGTAGGCCAAGCGATCATTGATGGCGTATCCTCGGGCATTTATGACATCATGGTCCATTGATGGGCATTCAAAGACGGTGTTCATCAAGCCTTCCGGGAACGCCTCGCCGCTTTTAATTTCTGGCACGCTATCCGCGCGATTTGGGTAAATATAGGGGAAAAGGGTTTCGACGAAGGTGTAATCCAACTGCGGTAAGGTGGACTCGTTCTCCTGAACATAGCTTATGGTCGCAAGGCCAAGTTGGCGAAGGTTAGAGGCGCATTTTGTATTATGCGCCGAGTGTTTAATATTGCCAACGACTGGGATGAGGATGGCACCGAGGATTGCGATGATGGCAACCACGGTGAGTAATTCCACCAGCGTGAATCCTTGTTTAACTTCTTTGATTTGGGGCATTTTAAACGTAGAGGTTAACCGTTAAAGTAGAAACTAAATATTGCTATAATAGCAGATAATGGGCGTTGTCAATACTTCTTTCGAGGCTTTAGGTGTTTTACGGGAAGCGAGTAGCAATCTGTTCTCAAAATATATTCGCTTCTTCTATAGGTAAACATTCGTAGCGACGGATTAGCCGCTTTTGTGAAACAGATTTCTAAATATAATCTTGCTTTAATAGCAATATTAATTTCAATTTTATGTCATGACCCTTCCAAATGTTACCTCTCGAAGAGACCGCTTTAAGCTTATGATCCTGGGTGTCTCCATGCTCCTGCTTGGTGCCGCCTGTAGTAAAAATGAGTTGCCGCCAGTACCTCTTGCCAGTGCTCCACCTGATGCTGGTAGGGCAATGGACGCAGCGCTAGATGGAGCTGAGTCGACATCACCGCAACCGATCATTAATCCAACGGGGGAGGAGCTGGTTTTGGTGTTCGAAGATGATTTTAACACCGGAGAACTGGATCTCGATGTATGGGTGTCGCGTGAGTATGGTGAAGCGGGCATCAAAAATGACACGCTTCGCGGCCCTGAAAATCTGGAGGTCAAAGATGGCAATCTCTTGCTCCATGTTCGAAAGGAGGAGCGTGAACATAAAGGTAAGACTGCGCAATGGACTGCCGGTTATGTTTACATGCGTGAACCCCTGCCGCTCAACAGTTACGTTGAGGCACGCTTTAAGCCGGGTGACGCTAGCGGAGTTAATAACGCCTTCTGGCTAGCTTGTGTGAATGTGGATGGCGCGGGTGAGACGCGTGATAAGTACGAAATCGATATTGTTGAAACTCGTCGAGACACAGAGCTTGAGAATACGGGCCGCGGGCATCTTGCTTGGCACGACTGGAAAGGCTATCGATACATCTTTAACGAGGACGGCAAGCACAGCCATATCGCCCAGGGAACGAATATAAGACACACGTGGGATGATTACCATGTCTGGGGGCTCTGGTACGGTGAAGACGAGACCATCTTTACCTTCGATGGCAAAGAAGTCTGGCGCGGTAAATCACACTTTCAGTATGTCGACCAGTGGTGGACAGGGATTGGCAAATTTGATCGATGGCATCCTGATTATGAAAAGGAGGCCTATGGAAATCATGGTCAGGATGATTGGGTCTATCGTGGCGGCTATAATGGCGATAGAATGAAGGTCATCTTTAGCAACATTCCCTGGGATAGCCCTTGGACGCCGCTTACCGACGAGGCTGATGGCGATGTCATGTCGGTGGATTATCTGAGAATCTTTCGTCCGCGGCGGATGCTGAATCGTAAGCCGGAAGAGGTGGTTATTCTGGCGGATCAGCAGCGTGTCCAACTGATTGGGGATACGCAGCAGCTGTCATCCGATCTTGTTACGCTCGGAGAGGGCGCTTCGAGCGAATTTGATTTGGCAAAGCCTGTCGCTATCGAGGGGCGTCTTCCGCACTACTTTAGTTTGGAGGTCAAAAAAGAATCTCCGACGGACTTCTCAGTCCAATTCTATAATGCCATCAAGGCGATGACGCTCTCTGCCCGCGTTGATCGTGACAATGATCTGGCCATCGGTTTGCGTGACCGGCCTGTGGGCTGGGATAACAAGTCAGAGGATTTTAAGAGCTTGGCATCGACGAAGACTGCCTTTCCATCCTCTGAAAGCCAGACGCCGTTCTTCGGCAATGGTGAGGATTTTCTATTGGTGATCCGTGTGACTCCTGGCGCTGCAAATGAGCGGGATAGCGTCAGCATGATTGCTTATCCGCTACCGCTTCCGGCAGAAATCCAAGAGCCGTATTTTTATCCCAATATCGACGCCGAGGGTAACACCAACATGACGAACGGTTGGCCGATCAACCAGAAAAGACAAAGCAAGGCGATGCTGCATTCAGTTGCGGTCGTAAACAATGGGCCTGGTGAGATAACGATAGGGCAGTTTCGCTCGGGCAATAACTTCCACAGCGTCCTACCCAGCGGGCAATAGGAGGATACTTTTGAGACAGATATCATGCAGGTAAAGCGCGAGAGCCTCTGTCGGGATTTACTATTCAGCAATAGCGCTGTGGAAGACTGAATGTATTTAATTCTACCGGGGGGGTAGAACAAAAGGGTAGTTCTCCGGGCTTAGCATATGCTTCGCCCGGAGAACTTTTCTGCTTTATTGTTGAACAAAGCGTACGGCGTCGGCGCGTAAGTAGCCACCCTGTCCCTGATTGGAGATCGTGTAGGAGGCCTGGCCGGTATAGGGATAGGTTCCCAGGTAGCGCCACCCGCTGCCACCGGACGTGAAGTCGACGCTATACTGAGCCAGTGTGCTGTCGCTCTCGACAGAAATCAATGCGTTGGAGTCGGCATTGGCATGCTCGACCACATAGATGTAGACATCGTAATTGGATGACTTGGGCGCGATAAAGGTCCACTCAGCTTTTGCGCCGCTCCACCAGGCATAGCGGGTATTGGAGCCATTATAGCCTTGGAGTGAGCTGTTGTTGAAATTGCCCGAAACTTCGGAGTAGGTCGTCGTATTACGAGTATTATCGATGATTATTTCGTTGTTCGTGACGGTGTAGTTGCTTGCCGTCGAGGTGTCGAATTTCATTCCCTTGAAGACATTCTCAAAGGTGTTTCCATTGAGTGTGACGCCGTTGATGTGCGCCAGGTAGATGGAGGGAATAGACGCATCGTAGAGCTGATTGGTAAATAGATTATTTGAAATGACGGCATTTTGCAGACGATCTTCGGTGGCGACATTGTGTGCGTTGTAGAGGATAATGCTGCCAGCGGGTTGGCCCCATTTGCCTAGCCATCCACAGCTGTCGAATGTCGAATTCAAGATTTGGATGTTGTCACCGGTGATTCCTTCTGCGGCGTGTGCGCCCATATGAATCGCTTCAAACATGATTTTGCGGTGCGATGTGTTCTCGACGGTTACATCATTGGTCAGAAGGATCATTGAAGCTCCGGCAATGCTCTCGAAATTGCTGTCGGAAATATTGACAGAGCTAGGTGCCAGGCCGCCAACATGTAGATTGGTCCCGGGTTGGGCGAAGCTTGGTAGGTTGGCATTAAGCGTCACCGCATAGTAGCTTTCGTCATTTTGCATATCGTATTGATAAGCGTTGTTTACGTTGAGGTCGGTCCACTGTCCATTGGAGTCAACGAAAGTCAGGATGCTATTGGCGGCGATTGGTTGGCTAAAGGTGTTCATTTCCACGGCCATATTCAGGCTATTGGCACCAGTAATATTGAGAATTCTGGCGTAAGGAGTGCGAACGACCAAGCCATCCCAGCGAACGCCGGTGATGTCCAGGTTAGAGATATTCACTGCGCCGGTGCATCGCGAGATATGGATGCCGTCTCGTGGCCCAACTGGCAACTGATTACCTGAAGGTCGCATCGTGATGTCGGTCAAGGTGATGTCTGAGCAGGCACCGAAGATTATGGCCATGTTTACGGCATTGCGGATCGTCAGATTCTCGAACGTCACGCCATCAGTATTCACAGCTTGCAATTGGTGCTTCCCATCCCATCCGTAGTGCCAGGAAATGAATTCGCCTACTTCGATATCGTTGTAGAAATCGAGTCCGGTTGGATTGTTCAGGTCCATAATCCGGTTAGTTGCGTCATGGATGGTCCAATCACCCGGGGAAGTTGTGTAGGTCAGGCTTTCGACACCTTCTTTGAGGTCCTGTGTGTCAGGGTTCCAGGCATTGGCTGAATAGCAGGGCATGTCAGCATCCATTGGGAGCCCTGGGAATATCGCAACCCGAATGCCTTGAGTTCCATCGGAAAGGGTATATTTTTCCGTAATCTCTCCGGATGTACAAAGGTGGGGGGTGTTGTCGATGATGAAGTTTTTCAGAGTTATGTTACTGCCGTTATAAATATAAGCCGTGCGAGGAGGACTGGCCATTTCTTCAACCGTGAGATGGCGAAGTAGCGTGGTGTCGGGCCTCCCGGCGGAAGTCACTGCGCCTTGAAGGGTGACATTGTGCAGCGAGCTGATCTTTAAGTAACGATCTGGTTCCGGGTCTGGAGTGATGAGATCATAAACGCCTGGGGCAAAGATGATCGTATTGTTGTTTCCTTGAGCTATCGCGTCATTAATTGCCTTGGTGTCATCGATTCCGTCGTCTGGTATCGCGCCAAAGTTGCTAACATGCAGTTGCAGTGCGAAGAGGGGAATGCTGACTAACGAAGATACGAATAGGATTAATTTTTTCATTTTTTGTGGGTAGTTTTGCGATGGGGTTTGGTTTAGTTGGGGTTGTTAAGGCCATGGGATTGCTATTATAGAAATTGCGGGGCGTCAATAATAATTGCTTTAGTAGCAATTTGAATTGGGGTCTCATTGGCTAGAGCCTTACTCGCGAAGCATGCCTCTAATCGGATGAATGCAGGGATTACTGACTACTTTTCCCTATACTGCCTAAAATTCATCGACTTCATGAATGGATGGATTGCGACTTCCTCGCGGTAGCGCCAAAATTGATTATAATAGAAGGAAAAGTATTGCTGGCGAAGCCTTTGGTGCTTTCCGGTTCTCTGAATATTGGAACCGCATGAACAATCTGGGTCATTCGATCTGCATATAAACAGTTCGCCAGATTCTGGAACGTAACCGTATTGATCCAGCGCTAGGGCGTTGGAAAAAAAACGCGGTGGGCCGACTTCATTGCACGTCACAAAGATGTTTTTTGGGCTGCGATTTCTTCACTGTCGAAGCTTGGAACGGTTTTCATCTAGCAACCTATTATGTACTTTTTCTCATTCACCTGGAAAGTCGCCGGGTGATTTTCGGTGGCATGACTGAGCATCCAACTGGCGAATGCTGCGAGCAACAAGTCAGAGAACTGACTGGCTCCGATGGACCGCTTCACGGCCTTGGCCTCAGGGCTACCTCATTCATGATCGCGGAAGTAATTTTACCAGAGCATTTGGTAAGGTCTTTCGCAGTGTGGATATCCGAGCGATTAAGCTTCCGGCGCGTTCGCCGAACTGGAATGCCTTTGGCGAACGGTTTGTCCGATCGATCTAGCATGAATGCTTGAATCAGCTAATCCTGATCGGTGAAGGTTCCGTGCGCCGAGCGATTGAGCAGTATATTATGGAGCATTATCACTCAGAACGGAATCATCAAGGATTGGACAACAAGATTCCGTTTCCTTGCTTGGAGCATGAGCGATCGGTGAACGGCGAGGGTAGGGTGGTCAAGAGTTCCTGCTTGGGTGGACTGTTGAACTACTACCAGCGCCAAGTTGCGTAGTTTTTCTCTGCTTAGATTGCGCTTGAATAGTAAGCAAGTTGGCTCAGATTGCTTCTTATTGCTGTACGGATTCTGCTAAAATGCTTAATTTCGGCGGCGATTTGTAAGAGATGGCTGTCGAGGAATGATTTTTTGGATGAAAGTGTAGTGATTTACTAGAAGTCAGGCAATCTTCAGGCACCTATGGCTGTTGGGATTTGCGGTCTTTCTATCCCCCATGAATATCCAGGTATTACGGGCAGGAAAAAGCTAGGGTGCGGTTATTTATGGCATTAAATAACCATAATATTTTTCGCCTAGAAAATTTCATGCTGGAATATCAATTCTATAAGACGTTGCCAATCATGTAGTTTAGCATTGCTCGATGCTGGTGTGCGAAAGGGGGACTAACCCTAAGCAAAAGTTCGCAACTGATCCTTTATGGTCGGGCTGCGGAGATGTATTTCATAACCGTTTTGTACAAACTTTATCCCCTCAGGCGAGTCGATGGTGATCTATTTCATAACATCAACTCTAAGCCATTTTGTCGCAATTTCAGCTTTTCCCATCATCTGTGTCTGTTGTTGACTGAAGGTGAGGGCATTTTTTGTTCAAGGGGATATCGCGTGGATGGTCGCGCCAATAGCAATTTTGAGCCGAGAGCATTGGAGTTGAAAGATACGGCGGGCATGGTTGGTAATCCGGGACTGCGCCACGAGGAGGGCTAGGTGATTGGTCGTTCAGTTTAAAGCAGGCGAGATTAGCTCCTGAAAAACCTGTAGGGTTGGTTAGTCGAGGAGCTGTTCATGGCGCATATTTTACTTTGGCCCGGCAAGCAGTTGGCATGCTCTCGGCTATGGTTGGTCCGTAGATTCTTTTGAGTAAGTTCGGACGGGGTTCGATTCCCCATTTAGATATTACGTTTTGGCCACCAAGAGACTGATCACTTGGTAGGGACCGAAAGTAATGGCGCCTTTGCAGGGCTCTGGGGTCGTTTCGCTGAGATTGGTTAATGAAGTATTCCAGCCAGGCTGTGTCGTTACCTTAACTTGGCCGCGTTGGCCAGCGACTTCATGCAGGCGAAGAATGAAGCCTCCGTCGTCGGTGGGTTTAACCCAGCAGGGCACCAAGGTTTCGCCACCTTCCAGTGACTGAATCGCTGGCTCGATTGGAGTGCCTTTGTAGGAGAGCGGGGAAGTGAAGAGCGTCTCAGCTATCGAGGCTGGTTGCCGTTCACGGGAGAGCCCGGAATCATAGCGCCCCAAGGAGAGTTGTATGAAATGTTTGCCAATATCGCTATAGGGAGAGTCAATCGTTAGGCGCGTAAGGTGTGGTGGCCAAGCAAAGGCGTGGTTGTCAAACCCGGTTACCCGTGGACTCCTCACTAGGCTTATGCCTATTTGACCATTGCGCACAGTTGCGCCGTATTTGCTTTCTGTTACAGCGAACAAGCCTTCGCGTTCACCGTCGTCATACACGGCCAAGTGGCGGCTGAAGGGCACTTCCCACATGGCTTCGGCGGTCAGGCCATTGGGCGCCTGCGCGCGTTGCACCGAGCCAAACGGTCCGCCAAAGCGTGCATACGTGGCGGCATAAGCGGTTGGGACCAAGAGCTTGAGCAGCTTTTCCGGTTCCTGCCAATCGAGTTCGATTTCGAGGTGTAAGAGCGGACTGCCGGACTCAAGCAGGAACTTGACGGTCGCCTCACTTTTGTCGCCGATTTTGCGTTTGACGGCAAACCCAGATCGAGGTCCGTCATGGATTGTCGTGATGGCGGCCTTGCTTTTGCAGAGGTTTCCTTGGGACAGCACATGACGATCGATG
It includes:
- a CDS encoding glycosyl hydrolase family 28 protein, with the protein product MKKLILFVSSLVSIPLFALQLHVSNFGAIPDDGIDDTKAINDAIAQGNNNTIIFAPGVYDLITPDPEPDRYLKISSLHNVTLQGAVTSAGRPDTTLLRHLTVEEMASPPRTAYIYNGSNITLKNFIIDNTPHLCTSGEITEKYTLSDGTQGIRVAIFPGLPMDADMPCYSANAWNPDTQDLKEGVESLTYTTSPGDWTIHDATNRIMDLNNPTGLDFYNDIEVGEFISWHYGWDGKHQLQAVNTDGVTFENLTIRNAVNMAIIFGACSDITLTDITMRPSGNQLPVGPRDGIHISRCTGAVNISNLDITGVRWDGLVVRTPYARILNITGANSLNMAVEMNTFSQPIAANSILTFVDSNGQWTDLNVNNAYQYDMQNDESYYAVTLNANLPSFAQPGTNLHVGGLAPSSVNISDSNFESIAGASMILLTNDVTVENTSHRKIMFEAIHMGAHAAEGITGDNIQILNSTFDSCGWLGKWGQPAGSIILYNAHNVATEDRLQNAVISNNLFTNQLYDASIPSIYLAHINGVTLNGNTFENVFKGMKFDTSTASNYTVTNNEIIIDNTRNTTTYSEVSGNFNNSSLQGYNGSNTRYAWWSGAKAEWTFIAPKSSNYDVYIYVVEHANADSNALISVESDSTLAQYSVDFTSGGSGWRYLGTYPYTGQASYTISNQGQGGYLRADAVRFVQQ
- a CDS encoding glycoside hydrolase family 16 protein, producing MILGVSMLLLGAACSKNELPPVPLASAPPDAGRAMDAALDGAESTSPQPIINPTGEELVLVFEDDFNTGELDLDVWVSREYGEAGIKNDTLRGPENLEVKDGNLLLHVRKEEREHKGKTAQWTAGYVYMREPLPLNSYVEARFKPGDASGVNNAFWLACVNVDGAGETRDKYEIDIVETRRDTELENTGRGHLAWHDWKGYRYIFNEDGKHSHIAQGTNIRHTWDDYHVWGLWYGEDETIFTFDGKEVWRGKSHFQYVDQWWTGIGKFDRWHPDYEKEAYGNHGQDDWVYRGGYNGDRMKVIFSNIPWDSPWTPLTDEADGDVMSVDYLRIFRPRRMLNRKPEEVVILADQQRVQLIGDTQQLSSDLVTLGEGASSEFDLAKPVAIEGRLPHYFSLEVKKESPTDFSVQFYNAIKAMTLSARVDRDNDLAIGLRDRPVGWDNKSEDFKSLASTKTAFPSSESQTPFFGNGEDFLLVIRVTPGAANERDSVSMIAYPLPLPAEIQEPYFYPNIDAEGNTNMTNGWPINQKRQSKAMLHSVAVVNNGPGEITIGQFRSGNNFHSVLPSGQ
- a CDS encoding type II secretion system protein — its product is MPQIKEVKQGFTLVELLTVVAIIAILGAILIPVVGNIKHSAHNTKCASNLRQLGLATISYVQENESTLPQLDYTFVETLFPYIYPNRADSVPEIKSGEAFPEGLMNTVFECPSMDHDVINARGYAINDRLAYIQIVETDNGNKPNKWNLPISIIENPALTAIFSDTYTTSSMTAAMLPTQVQSLERHDHNNVVFLDGHVEEIMPDDPRVEEIHGPFWKGKRAY